The Actinomycetes bacterium genome includes the window CGGACCTGCGCATCCGCTCGTGCACCCCCAGGGTGATGCGCTACAAGCCGGGCAGCCGCTGCACCATCCTCTACCAGCTCGACTACGAGGAAGGCGCGGCCGATCCGAGCTGGCCGGACGTGGTCGTGGCCAAGACCTACCACGGCGACAAGGGCCGGGTCGCCTGGGACGGCATGCGGGCCCTCTGGGAGTCCCCGATGGCCAGCAGCGGGGTCGCCATCGCCGAGCCGCTGGCCTTCGTGCCCGAGCTGAACGTCCTCGTGCAAGGCCCGATCCGCGAGGAGCAGACCCTCAGGGAGGGGCTGCAGGAGGCGCTGCGCACCGGCGACCCCGAGGCGGCGCGGGATCTTCGCGGCCTGATCGCGGGCACGGCGGCGGGCCTGGCCGCGCTGCACACCTGCGGCGTGCGGCTCGGGGAGCTGCTCACCTGGGAGGACGAGCTGGCAGAGGTCCGCGAGGTGATCGACCGGCTGGCCGCTTCCGCGCCCGAGCTGGGCGGCGCGGCCGAGCCGATGCTGGCCGGCCTGGAGGCGGTGGCCAGCGAGCACCCGACCGACCCAGCCGGGCCGGCGCACCGCAGCTTCCGCCCGCCTCAGGTCCTGCTCAGCGGGGGGCGGCTCGGCTTCATCGACTTCGACGGCTTCTGCCAGGCCGAGCCCGCCCTGGACGTGGCGCTGTTCCGGGCCACCGTCAAGAGCGTCGGCATGACCGCAGAGGGCGGCAAGGCAGCGTCGGCCAGCGCGGAGGACCGCCTGGCCCGCGGCAAGGAGCTCGCCGACCTGTTCCTCGACCGCTACGAGGAGCACGCGCCGATCTCACGCACACGGGTCGCCCTGTGGGAGTCGCTTGACCTGTTCACGATGGTCCTGCACAGCTGGACCAAGGCCAAGCAGGCCCGCCTGGGCGACGCCATGTTCATGCTCAGGGACCACCTGGCCACCAT containing:
- a CDS encoding phosphotransferase, whose translation is DLRIRSCTPRVMRYKPGSRCTILYQLDYEEGAADPSWPDVVVAKTYHGDKGRVAWDGMRALWESPMASSGVAIAEPLAFVPELNVLVQGPIREEQTLREGLQEALRTGDPEAARDLRGLIAGTAAGLAALHTCGVRLGELLTWEDELAEVREVIDRLAASAPELGGAAEPMLAGLEAVASEHPTDPAGPAHRSFRPPQVLLSGGRLGFIDFDGFCQAEPALDVALFRATVKSVGMTAEGGKAASASAEDRLARGKELADLFLDRYEEHAPISRTRVALWESLDLFTMVLHSWTKAKQARLGDAMFMLRDHLATIPALIGV